The following are encoded together in the Kwoniella europaea PYCC6329 chromosome 1, complete sequence genome:
- a CDS encoding U6 snRNA-associated Sm-like protein LSm6 produces the protein MDSASPQPEEAAAAAGSPSEFLKNIVGKRVKVRIGSGVDYHGLLTCLDGYMNVALEDTEEWANGRKTAEYGDCFLRGNNVLYISALEDL, from the exons ATGGACTCGGCATCTCCTCAGCCAGAAGAAGCAGCAGCTGCAGCTGGATCTCCATCCGAGTTTTTGAAGAATATAGTggggaagagggtgaaagtCAGGATAGGTAGTGGGGTAGATTATCATG GCCTTTTGACATGTCTGGATGGATACATGAATGTAGCGTTGGAGGATACAGAAGAATGGGCAAATGGTAGGAAGACAGCGGAATATGGTGATTGTTTCCTTCGAGGGAataatg TACTGTACATCTCTGCATTGGAAGATCTGTAA
- a CDS encoding acetolactate synthase, small subunit, with amino-acid sequence MSARAISSSLRGRAFRAVRYSSSTAPAQAAKTPAPPKPIDDSTSALDYKIHKTARRLPHLVTPNPRTPSAEEAVTNILYNTPPPSNEPYKRHLLNCLVQNEPGVLSRVSGILAGRGFNIDSLVVCQTEIRDLSRMCIVLKGQDGVIEQARRQLEDLVPVWAVLDYTKTSVIERELLLAKVSILGPEFADAQLNNSSVPDQSFENALEHQSAPSFVPAEGSGQDSASQKLQREQALARSFEESSGEQSQSSIGNQLYPTRRSEISPSEALIAKNLHLSAIKTLSDQFSGKVVDVSENSCIVELTAKSSRIDAFLSLMRPFGVLEAARSGVMVLPRTPIPRYGEEDELVAEKEEVDLSMLPPG; translated from the exons ATGTCAGCCAGAGctatatcttcctctttgagGGGACGAGCTTTCAGAGCTGTGCGATATTCATCGTCTACCGCCCCAGCTCAAGCTGCTAAGACTCCCGCTCCTCCTAAACCCATTGATGACAGTACGAGTGCTTTGGATT ACAAAATCCACAAGACAGCTCGAAGACTTCCTCACCTCGTTACCCCCAATCCCCGAACACCCTCTGCCGAAGAGGCAGTGACCAACATCTTGTACAACACACCGCCTCCTTCCAACGAGCCTTACAAGAG ACACTTGCTCAACTGTTTGGTTCAAAATGAACCGGGTGTGCTTTCTAGAGTGTCTGGTATTCTAGCTGGAAGAGGATTCAACATTG ACTCTCTCGTCGTATGTCAAACTGAAATCAGAGATTTATCAAGAATGTGTATCGTATTGAAAGGTCAGGATGGAGTGATTGAACAAGCCAGAAGACAATTAGAGGACTTG GTCCCCGTCTGGGCAGTATTAGATTACACCAAAACCTCAGTAATCGAGCGTGAATTGCTCTTAGCGAAAGTCTCAATCCTCGGACCTGAATTCGCCGACGCTCAATTAAACAACTCTTCTGTCCCCGACCAATCGTTCGAGAACGCTTTAGAACACCAATCTGCACCATCATTCGTTCCTGCCGAAGGCTCAGGTCAAGATAGTGCAAGTCAGAAATTACAGAGGGAACAAGCATTAGCTAGATCATTTGAAGAATCTTCAGGCgaacaatcacaatcatcaatAGGAAATCAACTTTATCCTACTAGAAGATCTGAAATCTCTCCATCAGAAGCATTGATAGCGAAAAACCTTcatttatcagctatcaagACTCTCTCCGATCAGTTCAGCGGTAAAGTAGTAGATGTTTCGGAGAATAGCTGCATTGTCGAATTGACTGCGAAATCATCAAGGATCGATGCGTTTTTGAGTTTGATGAGACCATTTGGAGTACTTGAGGCTGCTAGATCAG GTGTTATGGTCCTTCCTCGAACTCCCATCCCAAGgtatggtgaagaagatgagctcgtagctgagaaagaggaagttgatctATCCATGTTACCTCCCGGATAA